GTATCCTAGCTTATTGTTATCCGAATGTCTATTTAGTAAAAGTTGGTCACTGTATATTTAAATTTTGTCGgagtaaaaataaacattttttctgAACTCTTGGATTTTCTATAGATCTTTTTATGAGTACTGTATGTACTGTATCAGTGTTAATTAAAGCAGTAAATTCATACTGAAAAATCGTTTATAGATTGAATctaaattaatgaaaaaaagtCAGTTGAATTTTAATGCGATTATTTTGAATTGCGTTAATAAAAAATAACTTGATAACATCGATATTGTAATttgtgttatgactttataaaagaagGCCGTTGCcgattcgttatgattttatgtccgactttttatcacgtgatttatccaacgatcggaatacgacttttccaatcttagcacgtgccaaaacaatgacgttcaaccagtatgagcagtctagcgtccttattggtcccttgtccgcctagcccttccaattgagtccagaacaccgattaCAGCTACTGCTATACGAATCTATGCAaaccatttatttcaaacatacccggcttatatactagacagacagaccgcatcataccataaaatagaaaaaaacatttgtacaagaccaagtcaaatgtggctgtgaacgtgggatacaataacaataaactgagtataatttaggaacagtaattcgtataataataattcatgggtcaaaatgaagcttgtaataagaggaatatagatatacataatctaattactcaatagttaaacagtaagaatatatatagaataatcgtccattaatagatcctgGGAGTAACCTGTACTTATGCCTTCACTAGGTTATAACAATTTGCTTTGTGGTGTATATTTAACATAATAGAATAGGTGTTGATTTGTCATTATCATGAAGCCAGTTTCTGTATTCAGTAAATATTCTTGTTGTCGCTGTTGATGATGAGATTGAACATTTAATCATTTTTTGTGTTTCCAATATTGGCCtgttgttattttttaaatcatATGTAAATTCATTTGTGAAGTTATACGTTGAATCATTGAGCTACAATAGCTAAAGATCCAAATGTAAAACGTTGAATCGAATAATATAACAGGGTTAAGATTTTAAATGTCGTCTTCTAGTACTTCTCAATGGTTTATTATTCCTTTTGTCTTCATAAACGTGTGTGACTTAATCCGTGTGAAAATTTATCCTTTGTTGTCGTTTAGCTTTCATCACCAACGAATACATCTATATAGTTACtttaaaaacaatatttgtttttcttttcataaaaATTGTGAAAATATCTTCACTTTATTATGAAGCAACCATTTATTAAGCCCTGGGGGATTTCGTTCAAAGGTAGTTTTCAAGTTGCACCTTTTTCGTATTTAAGTATCTGTAATTGTATGCATACTTCAGGTACTCGTTTTACCATTTCTTGTTTCGTAATATGTAATGAGTATTAGTGTTGAATTTCTGGTATGGCAATGCTAATAGTAAAGTATAACATTTTAATACATACTGTGCGTGAAATTTCTTTCACAAATCGATCATCAAATAAAAACCGGGTTGCTTTTTGTTTCTTCGTATTCTCGTATTCCACCTTCATATGTTAAAAGAGCTTATCGAATGAAAGTAGGGATATCGTTTATGCTATTTATTAACGACGCTGACGATCATTAATTTTATTGTGTATTCAGTACTATGCGATATTCACTGATTACTGTAGATGCTTTCACCTCTGTTTAACACTTGTTGGATATTATACTTGAAACATTCACTATCTCAATAAGTGGAAATCGAATTTTGTTTTGCATTACACCTATTTCAACAATCTTTTAAAGTTTATCAAGACTCTTTCTCTTCTCCGTTAAAATCAGAAGTTGAGATGTTTTTGACGTGCTTTATCAAACTTCCAATAATTTTGTTGTGTCTATAGTTTCATTGTACACCTATGGTTTTTCCAACCGATCTGCCCAATGGTAATCCGTAAACTACCTTGTTCACTAATTTATTGGTTGAATGGATTTTCTACCATCTCTTTATTCATCGTTCCAGGCCTCTGTGGAAAATCTGGTCGATGGTAAAGATGTTGAATGGGGTAAAGTGTTAACCATTCAACATCAGTCTCATCTTCATACTGAAGATAAGGAAAATAATATAGAGGAACAACAACCTAATCTTCCCGATCCTGAACTTGATATGCATTGGCATTTAGCACGTTATTTACCTGAGACACGTGGTTTAAGAAGTAAATTTCAAAGTCTTCTAGCAGGATATCTTTTGGCTATTTACAATGCAGTTCGAAATGAACATCGACGTTTGATCGAATCTATTAAATGTTCTTTGGTAAGTCATTTTTCCCatgatttttataatatttcagTTTGCAATCTCTTATAAAAAGGGTGTGAGATGTCAACTTTCCGAATTCTTATGAAGGACACCCATTTTTCTAATCAACGATTGTTTGCCTTGGCGCTCACTTGGTGTTTCGTTAGTTTCCCTTTAAGAGTCATGATAAACAGTTCTATACTTTTTTTTTAGAATGAACCACACGGATCTCTTGAATTCGATGTTGATGTGAATAAAGATCCTAACTGTGTACATGAAGCTGAAACAACACCATACAAGTCAGACGCTACTGTCTCTCCTGGAGTTAGGGAATATGAAGAACGTTTATTTAGAGATCAATTGGCCCCAGAGTTATACAATCTAATTATTCGCCTACAACGTAAAGCTGCTTGGATTGATCCAGAGTTAATGAGGAAAACTGACCCATCAATTGATAATAATAGGACCTGTCAATTAAATAATGGTTCAAACATATGTAGAAATAACGACCTTGTCAGTGCTTACCTTGCGGAAAAATCAGTCGGTTCACACATAGAGTTCGATGTtgccaacaacaacaaaaattcgaatccgaacttaGTTCTACCCCTTTTACCTGCACATCAGGCTATTTATACTCTGAATTTCACTCCGCTTCTTGATTTCATTAAatcattgtgtgaggtatgttgctctcaatatatatatatatatatatatatatatatatatatatatatatatatagttattctTTAATAAGTTCAAGGTGTTGCTACATTGCTTTTAACTGGTCCCAGATATATAACTTCCTACATCATAACTATTGAAATTAGGGTAAATTTAAGTATCTTTCATCACTTGTTTTTCACCAAGTAGATTTTGATATCGGAGTATTAAAAAGCGTTTTCGTTTTATTTTCGAACTATCCAAATAACAAAGAACTGTGACCTCGTTTGTAATCGAAATAGAAAAGTTTAGTTATTCTAAAGAATCATTGATCGTTCTTCTAAAACGCGTCATTGATTCTATTGAACTCTGTTATCAGTTCTGTCTGTGATGTATCGGCGGTCAGGATTGAATCATTCGAGCCTTCAAAAGTGTATAGACTAAGTCTtagtgttaggtcggcttacaataaactctatcagagcctccagagaggctcataaagagcccaaccaatcagcaattagttagaagctatgctactaaaataacaaggtcctgattggctgttaacatactgttactatggggtctcaaggtcttttagttactataaaacccctgtttttctgtacataattgaaccttatAGTAAAGCGTTTTCTCtgttactcgtgtcttctctctggtcttcaagtcgctgagtagtgctagcctggggttatccgaatagctaggatccgaataaagcgttcaacctacgaaATATAACACTTAGAAATCAGTTCGTTCGTAAAACAGTTTTTATCAGACACTGATTATCTATTTTTGCATCTTCTTTTTTTACTAATATTTTTGGTTATCATGCAAGCTTTCCTTTTTTCGTAATGAAGAATTTGTTAAACCTCTCTACTTTGTTTGGACAAAAAGATAAAGTTTGATATTTTTAACTCATTTGACCACATATTATTAGATAATCTGTCCAATGTATCTATATATTCAAGTTGTCGATTCGATTCAGCTGGAAATTCTATGTGAATAGTAGTTTCAAACCATCGGTTATGTTAAAGTGGGCGATCTTTACAAGCAGCTGCAGGTTTGGTCTATCGTAATTAATAAACAATCTTCAAGAATGATGTATTTCCGACGGTCATCCTCAACACAAAATAGTCTTAAGAGAATGTAATAGTTTGATTTGTTGCTTTTCATATTAAGTGTTTTCACAGGCTACGTCCTAGAAGCCATACGCCACTGGTTTACGTTCGTTAACAAATTTTCTCAAGAATCAAAAACATCCTAGTCTTTGTATGTCATTATTACGTAGTTCTAGTTTTTTCGTTTTTCGTTTTAAGGAACTGTAAATTGCGAAGTCGAATTTCTTTGTTTGGcatttatttttctgttttcatAACTTTTCCCTAATTTTTAAAAGGTTTTGAGTTTAGAGCCATCCGCGAAGTTACACATTGAAAGCATTAGACATGATTTACTTCGTTTAAtaaatgttggagaattttcACCTGAGGCCATTTGGATTTCCCCCCATATGATAAGGGATTGTCCGTTGAACCAAGATccaaataaatatacttttgaaACAACTGCAATTCGTTCTCTACTAATTTATCTCCCAGAGGTTGCTTGCCCAACGTGTAATTTTACACGGGACATAGATGTTTGTCGTGATATACATGTCGTTTGGATAATGGCATCTATGGATTCAATGCATGCTGAAACTAGACAATCAGGTTGTTGGGCTTGGGTATGTCCACATTGTCGTACAGTTTATCCACGTGATAAGCTGGAAGAAGCTCTTGTTCAACAGCTTGAACAATTCTCACTTCAACATTGTTTACAGGTTTGTTAAATCCACTTCATGTCTCCTATTCAATATCTGCTATTGCACTTATATTCTATTAATTGTATCGCATATTTCGGGTATAATAAATTAACTCAGTTGCTGTGGTTTTCTAAACGTGTTGTTAATCTAGTGTTAGTTATACCTAAAAGTTCCAATCTTCTGAAAAGACAACTTTATAACCTTGGTGCACTGAATTGCTTAATTTTCAAATTCAGTTTGTATTGTACAAAGAAATCTCAGTCATATATACAAATACACAAGAGACCTCATAGTTTGATAGCTAAGAAGTTTCTATCCAATCGCTATTTCAACATACAGTAGGTCTCATTACACTTTCTGCTTTACCCGCTCTATGTTGCATTGAAGGTACCCACTTTTTTCACTATTCAGTCTCTTTTTGCATAAGTTTCATTATTCGCTCCAATGTCTTTTATTTTGAAGAACACTCATGATGTGCACTTTCATGGAGCATATTATTGAAATAGTTTGTTATCATTATGTTTTTCATCACTGAAGTAATTTTTCTTTGCTGTAAATCACTGGTTATTCGGATTTTTTATCATCCTATCGTGCTATATGCATAAATTGTCGTCTTGATCGTTAGATAATTATTACATCACTTTTAGTTTTGACATAaagtgaaaatgtttttcgttcACGGTCATGTTAATATTTATGTGACTTCACTTCTCGTCTAGTTTTCACTAATTGTGGCTTTCTGATTAGTTTTCACTTTCGTCGCCGTATCAGATCTATCAGGGCATCTAAACGTTTTAAGCAAGGTTTCGtcaataaatcaatgaataatttgttttcttGATATTGTACCACAAATTATTCCTTCACATTTTGTTTGCAGCCTAATGTGAATTGGGGTAATTTTTAGCTCCTTTAATGTTGATCAAAATTGTGTGCTATCATAACCATATTTTCTcctttttaatatattttgataattataTTGAATAACCATGTGTACATAGTTTTGTTATCAAGTAATCTACTGGTACTTGGTATTTCAATGCAACTAGACTTGTAGTCCCTGATGGTTTTTCTATTGATGCCAGCTTCTGAAGAAAACGATTCCAAATTTGATCGTATGTTATTTGAAAATTTTCTACAATAACTGACTGATTAAATGCGCATGTCTGCATTAGATTTATTTTACTGCACTTATTTTCTTTGATAGGATCTCCAGTGTCCTAAATGTACTGTAGGTGGTGGGATACAGGAGTTGCTGATTGCAAATGGTGGGTCAGTTGCTCAATGTGCTGATTGTTCTACGAAGCTGACACTAACTGTTCCAACTGGGCATGCAGTTTATCGTCGTTTAGATGTTTATCGTCATATCGGTGTACATTTCGGTTTTGAATACTTAGAACAAATCGCTTATTGGCTTATCCAGGGCTTACAACAATAGACAGATTCTTAATGTTTTTCATATGAACCGATATATAATGCATTTTATAACACTATTTTTGCTAAAAGAATATTTTGTATTGGTTTCCACTTTTATATTGAGGATTACTTGAAAATTCAATATTTTGTCTAtctttttcaaataaaataagtaCCCTATTTTTCTTAGTGTTCTTGTCTTTCAACAAAGAAATTCTTTGTAAACACTGGAAAATTTTCTTTAATATTGTGTCTTTCACTGTGTATTTGTTGCTTAAGATAAATGTGCTTGCGTGATGCTTGAGGTTTTGATATGGAATGAATATTTGATTGTTGAAGAAGTATAAACATTTCGTTACATATTGAAAGTACATGGGATGCCATTAAAAACTAAATCGAACTTTTGAAAAGTCCACACATGATCTCACCAAGGATCGAACCGAAAACTATCAGGTTTCACAACGGTCGCCTAACCCTTAGGGTATTAATTTGATACCTATTATACCACGTTTTCTGTTTTAATCATATCAAGATATAACCTGATCTTCGGTTGCCACATATGATGACTGTCTCATTATGTTAACCATTGATTTCAAGTAACGACTTTAAATATGCTGCTAAACGCAACCTGAAGTTTGGTCTCAACATTCCTGTCCATTGTGTTGGATCCTCtagataaacatatatatatatatatatatatatatatatatatatgcttcacCACCAATCATTACAGAACAATTCTCAGTGTTATGTATCGTTGATTCCATATAAAacttatttataattatattttttggATTTTTTATCTTTAAAACTATCATTGGTTTTCGTAGCTAACACACAATGCTTTTACAAATCACCAACCAGTAATCATTATTTGTTGGAGTATGTTGGTTAAAAAAAACTTAACCGTTAGAAGTTCTGTAATTTCGTTGTTCATAAGTTCACAACTCGCACATGTTCATGAGCAGAATGAACTAATCACTTTTTAGTTGGAAGGCATAAATCTATCATAAGGATTGTTCGAAGAGAAACTAGATTGGCCGCAAAACTGGCATTCACGGTTTACGTATGCTATCTTCAATAACTCATTGAATAAATCCCCTCCTGTCCAGCTTATTTACTAGAGCTGAAAGGAGCtcttaaataaaagaaaaacagaCCATTAGGTGGTAGTTCTTTTTAACAGTATGAGATGTTTAATCttgtttgtttttctgtttatttattctggTTTTAGATTGTTGCGTGACATATATATGTACCATTCCTAGTGGTTCTACTCAAATTTACGATTGTTTTTTGGTAATAATGATTGAGGATGCTTCACCGTTTATGCAAACTCTGCTGGGTACTGGGTTAACGTGGTTTGTAACTGCAATAGGCTCTGTATTTTGTTTCATCATTTCTAATTCCTCATCGAGTCTAAAGGtgtgtttttattttatgtGGTTGTGTATTCTGATAAAAACAATTGTGGAAGAATCTAAAGATCTAGGAAATTTCATTTGCGAAGGtgcataattttcttttcaggaAACTTGATTAATTTTAACATCCTTAatactactttttttaaaaGCATATTTTTGCAATTAGTTTTGAAATTTTGTTTACCTGGTGACTGTGTATCGATTTCTTTTTATCTCAAACGTTTTTACAACAAATTCCTAGATTTCGCAACTAAGGCTTTTGGTCACTATCCAGATTTTTACTGTTTTATTAGACTTTTTTGGAGAATcacaattttgtttgtttggataACCAATTTTTAGGATATCCATAATTCATCCACTCACTTCGGTCCCATATGTCTTATTATATGTAGATGATTTTGTTTTGCCCTATGTTCAAGCTGTATTATGATGCTTCAATACATGTGTAATCTAACCGGATTTTCTCCTACTACTGTTCCAAAGACTTGTGCTGTATGCTGTTCTCGTCCTTACTAAGTAAAAAATATTCGCGACTATACAACCCACTATGACCTGCACTGGCTAGCATAAGATTATATTGGGGAATTGTTAATTATATGACCAAACTAAGATATATGGTCAATCAATGAACTCATTGAATGATGGATCTACCCGTATTGGGAGATACAATCCTTCTGTTTTAGATCAGTGAGATGATGGTCATCTATGTTGGAAGCTTCCGGTAACTGATTGGAATTATTTACAGTGGAGTGGATATTCATCTTTAAGTTTCTATTTACTTCTTTTCGAAGCCATATACCTTGTATTTTAAATATAGACTACTACTGTCGTTGTCGTTTAAACTTCAATTTTCATCTTGTTAAGTTCCTCTCTCTAGTGTCTTGAATTGCTACAATATATGtctttgcatatatatatatatatatatatatatatatatatatataaataaagacAGATAGATGTTATCAAtcggtcagtcacaacgtagaacttcgtacatacgtacatcaattcgagttgccataccacattagcacagagataaagttgtcgattcaaatcccatagtggtagaagtagtaacagtataagcattatgtgaaagattagggtttgaagatgttattgaaggagtataatccagtgaaataaatgtggaaagagaaaaaggatacggacatgaggaattcagaagattagaatttggtagaacacaaagggtggatgcaccttcgccattgcaaacgattttgagccatgtcattcaaggtctgtaaccatcggttgctatcatctcgcgactcccaaccaggtagtctacacctaccaacatggcccagtccacttgtcagtggcTTCATgaatttatgccacgttttggtctgtccgcccctagctttcttccaacctactcctacaccataaaacattgcgcgttggggcagtcggtggttgggcatacgtaacacgtgtcccatccacctcaactgatgaagtttcactacttcatcaatcgattcgccatccttacctagtacccgtttcctaacatctgcattacttacccggtggtcccaggatatacgagcaatgctttgaagacaccgatgatcgaacactagtagcctatgaatatcctctactcttatcggccatgtttgacagccataaagtaggacagaacgaactgctacacagtaaacccgtccttttgttgatagacggatatctcgcctatgccttaaatgacgcaagttggcgaaagctagacgagccttctgtatgcgtgctgagatttcgtcacataccagaccacaagggctgatgagactcccaagataagtgaagcagtcaacacgctcaactacttcactccctatcattagttcaggtgtcgatgcaacacAATCCTGtggtaacattttgcatttcgagggagataatcgcatcccaaacatgcctgcatagttgcttagagtggtcagaagactcagcattttgtcagcgtctttatcaaataaaattatgtcgtcggcgtattctaagtcaacaagtgagtctcccggtaaaagttcaactccaggagattgagatgagaTAAATATTATATAAAACTGACTATAATTTGAGTAAAAATAGAGACAAAATTTCTTCTACTTTTGATagtataattaaaatttatcataACTGATTTCGCTGTTTGCCGTCTCTATTCTTTCTTACCTTTAATTTGTTGTGTTTAGAATCAGATTCTTGATGGCAGTTTGGGTTTTTCCTCTGGAGTAAGTCTTACTATTTTTCACGTTATCATCCCTAATCTGTTAAATTTTAACAATGTGGAAGAAGTCATACTTTTGTATCACCTTAAACTGTTCAACTATAGTAATGTTCGTACAATAAGAAAGGAGTTTCTTAAAGTTAAATCTAGTTGGCACGCATGAATTTGATCAGAATTACGGTGTATCCCGTTGCTGGAACAAATAACCACTTGGTAAACCAAATCATTTCCAAATTCTTCTCTCCTTGGTTGTATATACGTTATTTCATACGATTGTCAAATTCTAAAATGCACCACCCCTCTATTCCAAAGAATCAAAGTTCCAATATCTTGATGCTATCCGGAAACAAATCGGTTGAAGTTTTTTTGTTCAGTTTCTTTCCCTTTTCATCTCATCGTTATGGATTTTACACATAGTGATAGATATCCAATTAATTTTGTTATGGAATCCTAGAAAAGATGCTAAAGGTTGGTCAGACTGCTTTAATGCTTATTCGTTCCGACTTTCCAGCTGCATGCATTAGCTTTTTTATCTGTGCATAAGTATTCAATTTTACAAGTCGTGTTTAATAAAATTATCGGGGTTGTTTTTGAAATCTTTTAATCAATTCTCCACAGATGTATTGTAGAACATTGCCCTGGTCAAGACAATTAAGCTTTACTACCTTAAGGTTGACTGTATAGTTGCatgtattgttttaattttgCATCAATAGATTATGTTAGCTGCATCATTCTGGTCCCTGTTAGAACCAGCATTGGAGATGGCTAAAATTGACTTAGGTCTAGGTGCATATTGTGTCTTCCCTGTAATATGTGGATTGTTCATCGGTGCAGCATTTGTTGGATTAGTGGATACTTTTTTACCTGCCCaggtaaatttttattttattccctTATTAATACTTTTCAGCAATTTAACATGATGTATTATGAAAAGGTGTGTTAACGCTTAGTAATACATACGTTGTTGAATAGGCCTTCAGAGTAGCAAATATTACATCCACTAGTCTACATCAACGCCTAGTTTGAGTATAAGGAGTTGAGTATTGGAGTGTGTCAACCGCTTTCATTATCTTCGAAGCCTCGTCAATTTTATTGGCCTGGTATCTGATGAAACCTCGTCATAAATTAAAATAGCCTACATCTATGTTGCTAAATTGCACCACCTATCATGTATGAGAAAGTATCCATTTGTCAACCAGTGAGTGAATATACCCCTCCATAATTTTCTCTGTATTGCTTTACTCGTCCGAAACATAATATATGAAAATAGAAAATACGTAATTTGTAAGTATTTGAATTTAGGTTTCGTTGAAGCAGTGCTCGTACATAATGAAACCATTGAGTGAATAATCCCGAGATTAGGCATATAATACTAAATTAATTCGGAAAGTTCAATTATCAGGTTAGGATATGTTTGCTGTTACTTAACCACCATTTAATGTCGTCTGACATAGAAGTAGGTTTGCATAAAACTAGTGAGCTAAAGAAGACATGAAATCAGTTAATTAGTTGAAATGAGGTTTGGTAACTTCAGCCCGATGTGCACTTATGCCTGGTATTTTTTTGGTAATAACTGATCAATGAGAATCCGCTGCTAACTTTGTAAAAGAAGAATAGACTTCCAAGCAGAACTAAATAAACCTATGATTTGTCGCTAGCCTATTGCATATGCATTTCGATTACATTGGTAAATGTAGCTTTTTAGACAATAAGAGCTTGATCTCTCTTTCCGATCTCAGTTCTAAGAGCTGTTGATTTCCGTAAAGTTGTTAAGCGAAGACTAATATTCAGAACTAATATCGGCATAAAATATACTTGTTTGGGACAATTTGTACCAAATTTTAAGTATTTACAACCCACATATTGATTATCTGTGTCACTTAAAGCAATATGTTTATTCACTCAGTGTACAATCGAAAAGTCATCCTGAAAATCAGAAATGGTCAAAGGCATTCTACAAGTTTTTGGTTTTATCGTGTTTATTTATGGAGTATAATAATCATAAGTAGCGGTATTAAAATCTCTCATTCTGACTATAATATTTCTGGTGATTTTTAGTGGTTTGAAACAGTGCCAGTGGCACTTAATGATTCTTCTTATTATTCAGTGTCTAATCCAAGCTCTGGCATTGTGTCTGGTAAGTTATAATAATTTCTATCCAAATCTTGTATAAATATCTGCCTCGTGTTTTTTTCTGCTCATAAAAGTCATAGAGAAGCAGTTCTGTTGAGAAGTCTATTTTCGGATGACATGTTGATGTCAGTCAAAATTTCTGGTTTTATTTGTTCATTCTCACGATTTTCAACTTACCATTTATTA
This genomic interval from Schistosoma mansoni strain Puerto Rico chromosome W, complete genome contains the following:
- a CDS encoding putative dna polymerase epsilon, catalytic subunit, giving the protein MDFLPSLYSSFQASVENLVDGKDVEWGKVLTIQHQSHLHTEDKENNIEEQQPNLPDPELDMHWHLARYLPETRGLRSKFQSLLAGYLLAIYNAVRNEHRRLIESIKCSLNEPHGSLEFDVDVNKDPNCVHEAETTPYKSDATVSPGVREYEERLFRDQLAPELYNLIIRLQRKAAWIDPELMRKTDPSIDNNRTCQLNNGSNICRNNDLVSAYLAEKSVGSHIEFDVANNNKNSNPNLVLPLLPAHQAIYTLNFTPLLDFIKSLCEVLSLEPSAKLHIESIRHDLLRLINVGEFSPEAIWISPHMIRDCPLNQDPNKYTFETTAIRSLLIYLPEVACPTCNFTRDIDVCRDIHVVWIMASMDSMHAETRQSGCWAWVCPHCRTVYPRDKLEEALVQQLEQFSLQHCLQDLQCPKCTVGGGIQELLIANGGSVAQCADCSTKLTLTVPTGHAVYRRLDVYRHIGVHFDCCVTYICTIPSGSTQIYDCFLVIMIEDASPFMQTLLGTGLTWFVTAIGSVFCFIISNSSSSLKNQILDGSLGFSSGIMLAASFWSLLEPALEMAKIDLGLGAYCVFPVICGLFIGAAFVGLVDTFLPAQWFETVPVALNDSSYYSVSNPSSGIVSDMSVKQRKYPINNCMESNIRHRSENTVQAYPSSSSIEVDKEKNQFPKMVITRRLWLLIIAITVHNIPEGFAVGIAFGGLGQYSRATFSQACNLAIGIAIQNFPEGLAVSLPLYSAGYGFFISFWYGQLSGLVEPFAGLIGCLAVHFFRRLQPYALGFAAGAMLFVVVDDIIPESQSRGHGRLSTVMALIGFAIMMCLEVFTET